A genomic segment from Streptosporangium roseum DSM 43021 encodes:
- the dapB gene encoding 4-hydroxy-tetrahydrodipicolinate reductase gives MIRVGVLGARGRVGIEVCKAVEAADDLELVAALDKDDPIEGLTGSEVVVDFTHPDVVMGNLEWCISHGIHPVVGTTGFDAGRLATVRGWLDDNPGVNALIAPNFGIAAVLMMHFAQQAARYFDSVEIVELHHPNKADAPSGTARRTAELIAEARRKAGAGPMPDATSAALDGARGAEVEGVHVHSVRLAGLIAHQEVLMGGDGETLTIRHDTMSRSSFTPGVLLGVRRVGEVPGLTVGLEPLLDL, from the coding sequence GTGATCAGGGTTGGAGTTCTCGGCGCCCGAGGGCGCGTCGGTATCGAAGTGTGCAAGGCCGTCGAGGCGGCGGACGACCTGGAGCTGGTCGCGGCCCTCGACAAGGACGACCCGATCGAGGGTCTCACCGGCTCCGAGGTGGTGGTCGACTTCACCCACCCCGACGTGGTCATGGGCAACCTCGAATGGTGCATCTCCCACGGCATCCACCCGGTGGTCGGCACCACCGGCTTCGACGCCGGGCGCCTGGCGACCGTCAGGGGCTGGCTGGACGACAACCCCGGCGTCAACGCGCTGATCGCGCCCAACTTCGGCATCGCGGCCGTGCTCATGATGCACTTCGCCCAGCAGGCCGCCCGCTACTTCGACTCCGTCGAGATCGTCGAGCTGCACCATCCGAACAAGGCCGACGCGCCCTCCGGCACCGCCCGCCGTACGGCGGAGCTGATCGCCGAGGCGCGGCGCAAGGCCGGGGCCGGGCCGATGCCCGACGCGACCAGCGCGGCGCTGGACGGGGCACGGGGCGCGGAGGTGGAAGGCGTTCACGTGCACTCGGTACGGCTGGCCGGGCTGATCGCCCACCAGGAGGTGCTCATGGGCGGTGACGGGGAGACCCTCACCATCCGCCACGACACCATGAGCCGTTCGTCGTTCACGCCGGGCGTGCTGCTGGGCGTGCGCCGGGTCGGGGAGGTCCCGGGGCTGACCGTCGGCCTGGAGCCCCTGCTCGACCTCTAG
- a CDS encoding acyltransferase family protein: MSAPADVLVADPPPARAGTPSGRRPEIEGLRAVAVLLVVIYHIWPRRVSGGVDVFLMLTGFLITGSLLRTVERRGRVEFGAFAARLSRRLLPPAALVLLGVLGGTLLWLPRTRWYDTLREVFASALYYENWSLATSAVDYLAAGSAASPVQHFWSLAIQGQFYLLWPPLLALVAVRRRWSPRMAFLGVMGLVFAGSLAYSVLRTAADQRWAYFDTGARLWELALGGMLAVALPYLRPSRAVRVALGWIGLAALVSCGLLLQVSTVFPGYAALWPTGAGVMIIVAGVTGSAYGADRLLTLRPLMYVGKISYALYLWHWPIFVFYLAETGRTAASAKGIALILAVSFTLAAVTTYLADRMTARGTARSAALGLACLLPVLATAAVWTVRLEDQAGEKGGIVPAPAMAARDRPQTYADGCNQVTQRDEVLMCRYGAADPSRTIALVGNSHAAHWFPALHRIADANGWQVVNLTKGACALSTDPQRYQGRAYPSCDRWQKEVMAELGRLKPDLLVTTATISSPFERGETLPAGYVRRWRQLGAMGIHVLAIRDTPRMSFDPPECVEVKGTEACVDDERHSLAAVSPAARLRRPPANVTFADFNHLLCPAERCRSVIGDLMVYSDKGHITATFMRSLAPAVEKEVRRALGS, encoded by the coding sequence GTGTCAGCTCCCGCGGACGTCCTCGTCGCCGACCCTCCGCCGGCGCGGGCGGGCACGCCGAGCGGGCGCCGCCCGGAGATCGAGGGCCTGCGGGCGGTCGCCGTCCTGCTGGTGGTGATCTACCACATCTGGCCGCGACGGGTCTCCGGCGGCGTCGACGTGTTCCTCATGCTCACCGGCTTCCTCATCACCGGTTCCCTGCTGCGCACGGTGGAGCGCCGGGGCCGGGTGGAGTTCGGGGCGTTCGCCGCGCGTCTGTCGAGGCGGCTGCTGCCTCCCGCCGCGCTGGTGCTGCTCGGGGTGCTGGGCGGGACGCTGCTGTGGCTCCCGCGGACCCGGTGGTACGACACGCTGCGCGAGGTGTTCGCCTCGGCGCTGTACTACGAGAACTGGAGCCTGGCGACCTCGGCGGTCGACTACCTGGCCGCCGGCTCGGCGGCCAGCCCGGTCCAGCACTTCTGGTCGCTGGCGATCCAGGGGCAGTTCTACCTCCTGTGGCCGCCGTTGCTGGCGCTGGTGGCCGTACGCCGCCGCTGGAGCCCCCGGATGGCGTTCCTCGGCGTGATGGGCCTGGTCTTCGCGGGCTCGCTCGCGTACTCGGTGCTGCGGACGGCGGCCGACCAGCGGTGGGCCTACTTCGACACCGGGGCCAGGCTGTGGGAGCTCGCCCTCGGCGGCATGCTCGCGGTCGCGTTGCCGTACCTGCGCCCGTCGCGCGCGGTCCGCGTCGCGCTGGGCTGGATCGGCCTGGCCGCGCTGGTCTCGTGCGGCCTGCTGCTCCAGGTCTCCACGGTCTTTCCGGGCTACGCGGCCCTGTGGCCGACCGGAGCCGGCGTGATGATCATCGTTGCCGGGGTGACGGGCAGCGCTTACGGCGCCGACCGGCTGCTCACCCTGCGCCCGCTGATGTATGTGGGGAAGATCTCCTACGCGCTGTACCTGTGGCACTGGCCGATCTTCGTCTTCTACCTCGCGGAGACCGGCCGTACGGCGGCGAGCGCCAAGGGCATCGCCCTCATCCTGGCCGTCTCGTTCACGCTCGCGGCCGTCACGACGTACCTGGCCGACCGGATGACGGCCCGCGGCACGGCGCGCTCGGCCGCGCTGGGCCTGGCGTGCCTGCTGCCGGTGCTGGCCACCGCCGCCGTGTGGACCGTCCGGCTGGAGGACCAGGCGGGGGAGAAGGGCGGCATCGTCCCCGCCCCGGCCATGGCCGCCCGCGACCGCCCGCAGACCTACGCCGACGGCTGCAACCAGGTCACGCAACGCGACGAGGTGCTGATGTGCCGGTACGGCGCCGCGGACCCGAGCCGCACCATCGCGCTCGTCGGCAACTCGCACGCCGCGCACTGGTTCCCGGCGCTGCACAGGATCGCCGACGCCAACGGCTGGCAGGTGGTGAACCTGACGAAGGGGGCGTGCGCGCTCTCCACCGACCCGCAGCGCTACCAGGGCAGGGCCTATCCGTCGTGCGACAGATGGCAGAAGGAGGTCATGGCGGAGCTCGGGCGGCTCAAGCCGGACCTCCTGGTCACCACCGCGACGATCTCCAGCCCCTTCGAGCGGGGGGAGACGCTCCCGGCCGGCTACGTCCGGCGGTGGCGGCAGCTCGGCGCGATGGGCATCCACGTGCTGGCGATCCGGGACACCCCGCGGATGTCCTTCGACCCCCCGGAGTGCGTCGAGGTCAAGGGGACGGAGGCGTGCGTGGACGACGAGCGGCACAGCCTCGCCGCGGTCTCACCGGCCGCCCGGCTCCGCCGGCCACCGGCCAACGTGACGTTCGCCGACTTCAACCACCTGCTGTGTCCCGCGGAACGCTGCCGCTCGGTCATCGGCGACCTGATGGTCTACTCCGACAAGGGGCACATCACCGCCACCTTCATGCGGAGCCTGGCCCCCGCCGTGGAGAAGGAGGTCCGGCGGGCGCTCGGCTCCTGA
- a CDS encoding GNAT family N-acetyltransferase, with amino-acid sequence MTDTRSSAQAGVRWAEAGELAGLAAVETAADGVFAAVGITFPPGTTMIEETDDPSRVLVAGTPPVGFAMIGWVDGLVHLDQLAVHPDHGRRGVGGRLLEAVCDHAASAGVAAVTLTTFRDVPWNGPWYAQRGFGVLDPAEWGPELAALVAHERELGIELAPRVVMRRAL; translated from the coding sequence ATGACAGACACCCGATCTTCGGCGCAGGCCGGGGTCCGCTGGGCCGAGGCCGGAGAGCTGGCCGGGCTGGCGGCGGTGGAGACCGCCGCGGACGGGGTGTTCGCGGCGGTGGGCATCACCTTTCCGCCGGGCACCACGATGATCGAGGAGACCGACGACCCGTCGCGGGTCCTGGTCGCCGGGACCCCGCCGGTCGGTTTCGCGATGATCGGCTGGGTGGACGGGCTGGTCCACCTCGACCAGCTCGCCGTCCACCCCGACCACGGGCGCAGGGGCGTCGGCGGGCGGCTGCTGGAGGCGGTCTGCGACCACGCGGCCTCGGCGGGGGTGGCCGCGGTGACGCTGACGACGTTCCGCGACGTGCCCTGGAACGGGCCGTGGTATGCCCAGCGGGGCTTCGGCGTGCTCGATCCGGCCGAGTGGGGCCCGGAGCTGGCCGCGCTGGTCGCCCACGAGCGGGAGCTGGGCATCGAGCTCGCGCCCCGCGTCGTGATGCGCCGGGCCCTGTGA
- the metH gene encoding methionine synthase, whose translation MDTSLNHGDEHGQGAVRHAPGAGDPGAPGAHPAEAAGRTQALRELLDQRIVVLDGAWGTMLQGAELTAADYRGERFKDHPRDVTGDPDLLNLTRPDVVLDVHRQYLAAGADITTTNTFTATSIGQADYGLESLVREMNLRGAQLARQAADEAGGRFVAGSIGPLNVTLSLSPRVEDPAYRAVSFDEVRAAYAEQIQALADGGVDLLLIETIFDTLNAKAAIAAARDVAPHLPLWISVTIVDLSGRTLSGQTVEAFWSSIEHAAPLVVGVNCSLGAEEMRPHVAELSRLAGVYTASHPNAGLPNAFGGYDQTPDETARLLGEFAGSGMVNVVGGCCGTTPAHIARIAAEVSALPPRPIPAPPARTRFSGLEPFEIGADTGFVMIGERTNVTGSARFRRLVEGGDHQGAVDVALEQVRGGANLLDVNMDADLLDSEQAMTTFLNLIATEPEVARIPVMIDSSRWSVLEAGLKCVQGRGVVNSISLKEGEEPFLEQARRIRDYGAGVVVMAFDEQGQADTVERKVAICARAYDLLTQRAGFPAEDIVFDPNVLAVATGIAEHNGYAKAFIDALPLIKQRCPGARTSGGISNLSFSFRGNDVVREAMHSAFLFHAVRAGLDMGIVNAGQLAVYQDIPADLLELVEDVIFDRRADATDRLVAFAETVSGSGTRRTVDLSWRDAPVEQRLAYALVQGIVDFIDADTEEARQRAARPLDVIEGPLMDGMKIVGDLFGAGKMFLPQVVKSARVMKRSVAYLEPYMEAEKEQARLEGRVDAGRGQGKVVLATVKGDVHDIGKNIVGVVLGCNNYQVIDLGVMVPAAVVLDTAIAEGADAVGLSGLITPSLDEMVTVAAEMQRRGLKLPLLIGGATTSRQHTAVRIAPAYDGTTVHVLDASRVVGVVSDLLHADRAEKLAVSNRAEQERLREQHATRERRPLLTLAQARANREQVPFDDLPVPDFTGLRTVQPDLTTLRGMIDWQFLFLAWELKGKYPAILDQPVARELYDDANTLLDQIIAEGHFQARGAYGFWPAHSEGDDILIDAGPPAAGGRGILRLPMLRQQTAKPTGRANRCLADYVAPAGDHIGGFAVAVHGAEDLATAFEARHDDYRAIMVKALADRLAEAFAEHIHLQARRAWYEPDADPLIEDLHAERFRGIRPALGYPASPDHSQKQDLFDLLDAKRLDMALTESFAMTPAASVSGLLFAHPESRYFTVGRLGRDQIEDYALRRGLGLPEVERWLRPNLAYEPG comes from the coding sequence GTGGATACGTCTTTGAACCACGGCGACGAGCACGGGCAGGGTGCCGTACGGCACGCACCCGGCGCCGGTGACCCCGGTGCGCCGGGGGCGCACCCGGCAGAGGCGGCTGGCAGGACACAGGCACTCCGGGAGCTTCTGGACCAGCGGATCGTGGTGCTCGACGGTGCCTGGGGAACGATGCTGCAGGGCGCCGAGCTCACCGCGGCCGACTACCGCGGGGAGCGCTTCAAGGACCACCCGCGCGATGTGACCGGTGACCCGGACCTGCTGAACCTGACGCGGCCGGATGTCGTCCTCGACGTGCACCGGCAGTACCTGGCGGCGGGCGCGGACATCACCACGACGAACACCTTCACCGCGACGAGCATCGGCCAGGCCGACTACGGGCTGGAGTCGCTGGTGCGGGAGATGAACCTGCGGGGCGCCCAGCTGGCGCGCCAGGCCGCGGACGAGGCGGGCGGGCGTTTCGTCGCCGGCTCGATCGGGCCGTTGAACGTCACGCTCTCGCTGTCCCCGCGCGTGGAGGACCCGGCGTACCGGGCGGTGTCGTTCGACGAGGTCCGCGCCGCGTACGCCGAGCAGATCCAGGCACTGGCCGACGGCGGGGTCGACCTGCTGCTGATCGAGACGATCTTCGACACGCTCAACGCGAAGGCCGCGATCGCCGCCGCCCGCGACGTCGCCCCGCACCTGCCGCTGTGGATCTCGGTGACGATCGTCGACCTGAGCGGGCGCACGCTGTCGGGGCAGACCGTCGAGGCGTTCTGGAGCTCCATCGAGCACGCCGCTCCGCTGGTGGTCGGCGTGAACTGCTCGCTGGGCGCGGAGGAGATGCGTCCGCACGTGGCCGAGCTGTCACGGCTCGCCGGCGTCTACACCGCCTCCCATCCCAACGCCGGCCTGCCGAACGCGTTCGGCGGCTATGACCAGACCCCGGACGAGACCGCGCGGCTGCTCGGCGAGTTCGCCGGCTCGGGGATGGTCAACGTCGTCGGCGGGTGCTGCGGGACGACACCCGCGCACATCGCGCGGATCGCGGCCGAGGTGTCCGCCCTCCCGCCGCGCCCGATCCCGGCACCGCCGGCGCGCACCCGGTTCAGCGGTCTGGAGCCCTTCGAGATCGGCGCCGACACCGGGTTCGTCATGATCGGGGAGCGCACCAACGTCACCGGCTCGGCGCGCTTCCGGCGCCTGGTCGAGGGAGGCGACCACCAGGGCGCCGTCGACGTCGCGCTGGAGCAGGTCCGCGGCGGAGCCAACCTGCTCGACGTCAACATGGACGCCGACCTGCTCGACAGCGAGCAGGCCATGACCACGTTCCTGAACCTGATCGCGACCGAGCCGGAGGTCGCCCGCATCCCGGTCATGATCGACAGCTCGCGGTGGAGCGTGCTGGAGGCCGGCCTCAAGTGCGTGCAGGGCAGGGGCGTCGTCAACTCGATCAGCCTCAAGGAGGGCGAGGAGCCGTTCCTGGAGCAGGCGCGGCGCATCCGGGACTACGGCGCCGGCGTGGTCGTCATGGCCTTCGACGAGCAGGGGCAGGCCGACACCGTCGAGCGCAAGGTGGCGATCTGCGCCCGCGCCTACGACCTGCTCACGCAGCGGGCCGGGTTCCCCGCCGAGGACATCGTGTTCGACCCGAACGTGCTCGCGGTCGCCACCGGGATCGCCGAGCACAACGGCTACGCGAAGGCGTTCATCGACGCGCTGCCGCTGATCAAGCAGCGGTGCCCGGGAGCGCGGACCAGCGGCGGCATCTCCAACCTGTCGTTCTCCTTCCGCGGCAACGACGTCGTGCGCGAGGCGATGCACTCGGCGTTCCTCTTCCACGCCGTGCGCGCCGGACTGGACATGGGCATCGTCAACGCGGGGCAGCTCGCGGTCTACCAGGACATCCCCGCGGACCTGCTGGAGCTCGTCGAGGACGTGATCTTCGACCGGCGGGCCGACGCCACCGACCGGCTCGTCGCGTTCGCCGAGACGGTGAGCGGGTCCGGCACCCGCCGTACCGTGGACCTGTCCTGGCGCGACGCGCCGGTGGAGCAGCGCCTGGCGTACGCGCTCGTGCAGGGCATCGTCGACTTCATCGACGCCGACACCGAGGAAGCCCGGCAGCGGGCGGCCCGCCCCCTCGACGTGATCGAGGGACCGCTCATGGACGGCATGAAGATCGTGGGCGACCTGTTCGGCGCCGGGAAGATGTTCCTGCCGCAGGTGGTCAAGAGCGCGCGGGTGATGAAGCGCTCGGTCGCCTACCTGGAGCCCTACATGGAGGCCGAGAAGGAGCAGGCGCGGCTGGAGGGGCGCGTCGACGCCGGCCGCGGTCAGGGGAAGGTGGTGCTCGCGACCGTCAAGGGCGACGTGCACGACATCGGCAAGAACATCGTGGGCGTCGTGCTCGGCTGCAACAACTACCAGGTCATCGACCTCGGGGTGATGGTCCCCGCCGCCGTCGTCCTCGACACCGCGATCGCCGAGGGCGCCGACGCCGTCGGGCTCTCGGGGCTGATCACCCCGTCGCTGGACGAGATGGTCACCGTCGCCGCGGAGATGCAGCGCCGCGGGCTGAAGCTGCCCCTGCTGATCGGCGGGGCCACGACGTCGCGCCAGCACACCGCGGTCCGCATCGCCCCCGCCTACGACGGCACCACCGTGCATGTCCTCGACGCCTCCCGCGTCGTCGGCGTGGTCTCGGACCTGCTCCACGCGGACCGGGCCGAGAAGCTGGCCGTGAGCAACCGGGCCGAGCAGGAGCGCCTGCGCGAGCAGCACGCCACCCGGGAGCGGCGTCCCCTGCTGACCCTCGCGCAGGCCCGCGCGAACCGTGAGCAGGTCCCGTTCGACGACCTGCCGGTCCCCGACTTCACCGGCCTGCGCACGGTCCAGCCGGATCTGACCACCCTCCGCGGGATGATCGACTGGCAGTTCCTCTTCCTCGCCTGGGAACTGAAGGGCAAGTATCCGGCGATCCTCGACCAGCCGGTGGCCCGCGAGCTCTACGACGACGCGAACACCCTGCTCGACCAGATCATCGCGGAGGGCCACTTCCAGGCCCGGGGCGCCTACGGCTTCTGGCCCGCCCACTCCGAGGGCGACGACATCCTGATCGACGCCGGGCCGCCGGCCGCGGGCGGCCGCGGGATTCTCCGCCTGCCGATGTTGCGCCAGCAGACGGCCAAGCCCACGGGCCGGGCCAACCGGTGTCTCGCCGACTACGTGGCCCCGGCCGGAGACCACATCGGCGGGTTCGCCGTGGCCGTCCACGGCGCCGAGGACCTCGCCACCGCCTTCGAGGCCCGGCACGACGACTACCGGGCGATCATGGTGAAAGCCCTGGCCGACCGCCTCGCCGAGGCGTTCGCCGAGCACATCCACCTCCAGGCCCGGCGCGCCTGGTACGAGCCGGACGCCGACCCCCTGATCGAGGACCTGCACGCCGAGCGCTTCCGCGGCATCCGTCCCGCGCTCGGCTACCCCGCGAGCCCGGACCACAGCCAGAAGCAGGACCTGTTCGACCTGCTCGACGCCAAGCGGCTCGACATGGCCCTGACCGAGTCCTTCGCGATGACCCCCGCCGCCAGCGTCAGCGGGCTGCTCTTCGCCCACCCGGAGTCGCGCTACTTCACCGTG